The following are encoded together in the Lathyrus oleraceus cultivar Zhongwan6 chromosome 3, CAAS_Psat_ZW6_1.0, whole genome shotgun sequence genome:
- the LOC127126975 gene encoding seipin-1 encodes MQMTRLCSATACNNTCLMRLLSPSLSISMDENQKHSFVLPTPTDLINNNMASIFSPFYSLLTPTSESYHHDQETKDNAPSQIAYGSIVLLKKLGLCFLSAAYVCMVLFLVLILAFVVGVGLVRFWVEEPLIVHESLHFDYTETNPSAVFSFSGEVSAAGGYIKTKHIRVPVGHTFSVSLSLLMPESDFNRELGVFQLTAELLSVNGNVIAKSSQPCMLRFRSSPIRLARTVMMGLPLVLGISAETQKINVEILRHKELNQRTNAIRLTLHPRAGTSSLPQLYEAEIVLNSHLPWTKELIRNWKWTFYVWVSLYVYILLLMLLLCCFRPLIFLVTPESFSDQRVSDGVTSEELKELQDGELLGDESDVSELLRKLRVSRNKRKTILTYGGVGVEEIVGSSASSISMSATREDATSTAVEDETSVDVEDDVEDSESVCID; translated from the exons ATGCAAATGACACGTTTGTGTTCTGCCACCGCATGCAACAACACCTGTCTCATGCGTCTCCTTTCCCCTTCACTATCCATTTCCATGGATGAAAACCAAAAACACTCATTTGTTTTGCCTACACCAACAGACTTAATCAACAACAACATGGCCTCTATCTTTTCCCCTTTCTACTCCCTTTTAACACCGACATCTGAGTCCTACCACCATGATCAGGAAACCAAAGACAATGCTCCTTCACAAATAGCTTATGGAAGCATAGTATTGCTGAAGAAACTAGGACTATGTTTCCTGAGTGCTGCATATGTGTGCATGGTTCTGTTTTTGGTTCTGATTTTAGCTTTTGTGGTGGGTGTTGGGTTGGTTCGGTTTTGGGTTGAGGAGCCTCTGATTGTTCATGAAAGTTTGCATTTTGATTACACtgaaactaacccttcagctgTTTTTTCATTTAGCGGTGAAGTTAGTGCCGCCGGAGGGTATATTAAGACAAAACATATACGAGTTCCAGTTGGTCACACATTTTCTGTTTCTTTATCACTCTTGATGCCTGAATCTGATTTCAACAGAGAGCTTGGAGTGTTTCAG TTGACAGCAGAACTCCTATCAGTAAATGGAAATGTGATAGCAAAATCAAGTCAGCCATGCATGTTACGGTTCCGAAGCTCGCCGATTCGACTCGCGAGGACGGTTATGATGGGTTTGCCTTTGGTACTAGGAATCTCAGCTGAGACACAGAAAATCAATGTAGAAATACTAAGGCACAAGGAACTGAATCAAAGAACCAATGCTATAAGACTAACCCTGCATCCAAGAGCAGGAACTTCATCTCTTCCACAGCTATATGAAGCTGAAATTGTTCTTAACTCTCATCTTCCTTGGACAAAAGAgttaatcaggaattggaagtGGACTTTCTACGTTTGGGTTTCATTGTATGTGTACATTTTGCTACTCATGCTTCTGCTATGTTGCTTTAGGCCACTCATTTTTCTAGTCACACCGGAGTCTTTCAGTGATCAAAGAGTGAGTGACGGTGTAACAAGTGAAGAACTTAAAGAGTTACAAGATGGAGAGTTATTAGGTGATGAGAGTGATGTTTCTGAGTTGTTGAGAAAATTGAGAGTTAGCAGAAATAAGAGAAAGACTATACTGACGTATGGTGGTGTTGGTGTGGAAGAAATAGTTGGTTCATCAGCTTCAAGCATTAGCATGTCTGCTACTAGAGAAGATGCAACCAGTACTGCAGTGGAAGATGAAACTAGTGTTGATGTGGAAGATGATGTTGAGGATTCTGAATCAGTGTGCATTGATTAG